A stretch of the Marasmius oreades isolate 03SP1 chromosome 8, whole genome shotgun sequence genome encodes the following:
- a CDS encoding uncharacterized protein (MEROPS:MER0029866) codes for MRLSYLTLVPLFSLVFAQDTDIRQVVRAFDAANIPQDLRIRFAPEVLLEVSLPQTSGRTITLHAGVQLPRNATAGPPSFAVRGDAGSGPFVVATVDPDAPTPQDPTAAQIRHFLGGNFVNVGGNLRNNTPAISEFLQPTPPAGSDAHRYIFLLFRQSRQFNTQTEVNSSTSISLFDIAKFAADTNLGSPIGGTFMLVAPDA; via the exons ATGCGACTCTCATATCTCACTTTAGTGCCCCTCTTCTCTCTCGTGTTTGCGCAGGACACGGATATAAGACAGGTGGTAAGAGCATTCGATGCAGCCAAC ATTCCTCAAGACTTGCGCATCAGATTTGCACCTGAAGTGTTACTCGAGGTTTCCTTGCCACAGACAAGTGGGAGGACCATCACCTTACATGCAGGCGTTCAACTCCCTCGAAACG CTACCGCTGGTCCTCCTTCGTTCGCAGTAAGAGGAGACGCGGGAAGTGGTCCTTTCGTCGTAGCAACCGTCGACCCCGACGCACCTACTCCCCAAGATCCCACCGCAGCCCAGATCCGCCACTTCCTAGGCGGGAATTTCGTCAACGTCGGTGGAAACCTCCGAAATAATACACCTGCTATTTCCGAATTCTTGCAGCCAACTCCACCTGCAGGTTCTGATGCTCATCG ATACATCTTCCTCTTGTTCCGCCAGTCACGCCAGTTCAACACACAGACAGAGGTCAACTCTTCTACCTCCATCTCGTTGTTTGATATTGCCAAGTTTGCTGCAGACACGAACCTTGGAAGTCCTATCGGTGGTACATTTATGTTGGTCGCTCCCGACGCTTAA